One window of Trinickia caryophylli genomic DNA carries:
- a CDS encoding c-type cytochrome produces MNRLCKALVVLEVAVAGWLGWAIEANAAEAVKPDATKGQAIATGVCAACHGADGNSASSAFPKLAGQHQAYLVKQLNDFKVKPGEKVAARQNPIMAGIVGPLSDQDMANVAAYFAQQVPKGGAAHDAATVALGQKIYRGGIADKGVPACASCHGPTGQGLPVQYPRVSGQWADYTSAQLTAFAGGTRKNEVMQPIASRLSEKELKAVADYMAGLH; encoded by the coding sequence ATGAATCGACTGTGCAAGGCGTTGGTGGTCCTCGAAGTGGCAGTGGCAGGTTGGTTGGGTTGGGCAATAGAAGCAAATGCGGCAGAAGCGGTAAAACCAGATGCAACGAAGGGGCAGGCGATCGCGACTGGGGTCTGTGCGGCTTGCCATGGCGCCGACGGCAACAGTGCGAGCAGCGCGTTTCCCAAGCTCGCCGGGCAGCATCAGGCGTATCTGGTCAAGCAGTTGAATGATTTCAAGGTCAAGCCGGGCGAGAAGGTCGCCGCGCGTCAGAACCCCATCATGGCGGGTATCGTCGGTCCGCTTTCCGATCAGGACATGGCCAACGTGGCCGCCTACTTCGCGCAACAGGTGCCGAAGGGCGGCGCAGCGCACGACGCGGCAACGGTCGCGCTGGGGCAGAAAATCTATCGGGGCGGTATCGCAGACAAGGGCGTGCCGGCCTGCGCGAGCTGTCACGGGCCGACGGGCCAGGGCCTGCCGGTGCAGTATCCGCGCGTATCGGGCCAGTGGGCCGACTATACGAGCGCGCAACTCACCGCATTTGCCGGCGGCACGCGCAAGAACGAGGTGATGCAGCCCATCGCCTCGCGGTTGAGCGAGAAAGAGCTGAAGGCCGTGGCCGATTACATGGCCGGTCTGCACTGA
- the yihA gene encoding ribosome biogenesis GTP-binding protein YihA/YsxC, whose protein sequence is MAFLLHQARFFTTVNHFRDLPATVTPEIAFAGRSNAGKSTAINVLCNQKRLAFASKTPGRTQHINYFGVGPADTPAGYLVDLPGYGYAEVPEAAKAHWEALLSRYLQERAQLRGMILMMDARRPLTDLDRRMIEWFAPTGKPIHTLLTKCDKLTRQESTNALRTAQKGLAEYRAGGYTGELTAQLFSALKRTGLEEAHALIEGWLAAAGNEAAPSAPAE, encoded by the coding sequence ATGGCCTTCCTGCTGCATCAAGCCCGCTTCTTCACGACCGTCAACCATTTTCGGGATCTGCCCGCGACGGTAACGCCCGAAATCGCCTTTGCCGGCCGCTCCAACGCCGGCAAGTCGACGGCGATCAACGTGCTCTGCAACCAGAAGCGGCTTGCCTTCGCCAGCAAGACGCCGGGGCGTACCCAGCACATCAACTATTTCGGCGTCGGTCCGGCCGATACCCCGGCGGGCTATCTCGTCGATCTCCCGGGGTATGGTTATGCGGAAGTGCCGGAAGCCGCCAAGGCGCACTGGGAGGCGCTCTTGTCGCGCTATCTGCAGGAACGGGCGCAACTGCGCGGCATGATTCTGATGATGGACGCGCGCCGCCCACTGACCGACCTCGACCGCCGCATGATCGAATGGTTCGCACCGACGGGCAAGCCGATTCACACGCTGCTGACGAAGTGCGACAAATTGACACGCCAGGAAAGCACCAATGCGCTGCGCACCGCGCAAAAGGGGTTGGCCGAATATCGCGCCGGTGGCTACACGGGGGAACTCACGGCCCAGTTGTTCTCTGCGCTCAAGCGCACCGGGCTCGAGGAAGCGCACGCGCTGATCGAAGGCTGGCTCGCGGCGGCCGGCAACGAAGCCGCACCCTCGGCCCCCGCCGAATAA
- the hemB gene encoding porphobilinogen synthase — protein MSLYPLHRPRRMRRDDFSRRLMRETVLTTNDLIYPVFVVEGDNVKQAVPSMPGVERVSIDLLLGVGEQCVELGVPVLSLFPAIDPSLKTPDGREAANPDGLIPRAVRALKARFPELGVLTDVALDPYTSHGQDGVLDETGYVINDETVEILIDQARTQAEAGVDIVAPSDMMDGRIGALREMLESDGHIHTRIMAYAAKYASAFYGPFRDAVGSATNLGKSNKMTYQMDPANSDEALREVRLDIDEGADMVMVKPGMPYLDIVRRVKDEFRFPTYVYQVSGEYAMLKAAAQNGWLDHDKVMMESLLAFKRAGADGVLTYFALDAARLLRAQR, from the coding sequence ATGAGTCTTTATCCGCTTCACCGCCCGCGCCGCATGCGCCGCGACGATTTCTCGCGACGCCTGATGCGCGAGACCGTTCTCACGACCAACGACCTCATCTACCCGGTATTCGTCGTCGAAGGCGACAACGTCAAACAGGCGGTACCGTCGATGCCGGGCGTGGAGCGTGTCTCGATCGACCTGCTGCTCGGCGTCGGCGAGCAGTGCGTCGAGCTTGGCGTGCCCGTGCTTTCGCTTTTTCCCGCCATCGACCCGTCGCTGAAAACGCCTGACGGCCGCGAAGCCGCCAACCCGGACGGCCTGATCCCGCGCGCCGTGCGGGCCCTGAAGGCGCGCTTTCCCGAACTCGGCGTGCTCACGGACGTCGCGCTCGACCCCTACACGAGCCACGGCCAGGACGGCGTGCTCGACGAAACGGGTTACGTCATCAACGACGAGACGGTCGAAATCCTGATCGATCAGGCGCGGACCCAAGCCGAAGCGGGAGTCGACATCGTGGCGCCGTCCGACATGATGGACGGGCGCATCGGCGCACTGCGCGAAATGCTTGAAAGCGATGGGCACATCCACACTCGCATCATGGCCTACGCGGCCAAATACGCATCGGCTTTTTACGGCCCGTTCCGGGATGCGGTCGGCTCGGCCACGAATCTCGGCAAGAGCAACAAGATGACGTACCAGATGGACCCGGCCAATTCGGACGAAGCGCTGCGCGAAGTCCGACTCGACATCGACGAAGGCGCCGACATGGTCATGGTCAAGCCTGGCATGCCGTACCTCGATATCGTTCGCCGCGTCAAAGACGAATTCCGCTTCCCGACATACGTCTATCAAGTGAGCGGCGAGTACGCCATGCTGAAGGCCGCCGCGCAAAACGGCTGGCTCGACCACGACAAGGTCATGATGGAATCGCTGTTGGCCTTCAAGCGGGCCGGCGCCGATGGCGTGCTGACCTACTTCGCGCTCGACGCTGCGCGCTTGCTGCGCGCGCAGCGATAG
- the dsbD gene encoding protein-disulfide reductase DsbD: MCKLFGAHANALARFFLFVVFVCASLAALTNRARADDFLDPSAAFRFQASEVPGAVDIRFKIADGYYLYRERFAFAVKSGSATLGEPQMPAGHVKFDQTFQKDVETYRGELAIRLPVKAAAGPFELAVTSQGCADAGICYPPETHTYRVSGAALSAAAANDGGGAQSVVGGAGAATGSQAVASWYERATSADYAQSLLQGGSFAATVGLYFVAGLVLSLLPCSYPMIPIVSAIIIGEGRKVTHARGFALSLAYVLGMALVYTALGIAAALVGQSLGAWLQNPWVLGAFAVLLTAFALSLISGVDISLPQRWHDRVSEASGRRPGGKFAAVAAMGALSALVVGACMTAPLFAVLAFIAHTGNAVLGGAALFSMAIGLGVPLMIVGLGAGTLLPRAGAWMEGIKVFFGVILLAAALWIVWPVLPPVAQMLLGALWLLLAAAALGLFSAHAGAVSVWRRLGRGIGAALAIWAAALIVGLAAGSTDPLRPLAILAARVGAPGAALAREQPTRLAFEPVRSAAALDTTLRAAGRPAMLDFYADWCVSCKEMERFTFADPRVQARLAQMQLLRADVTANGPDDQLLLKRFALFGPPGIIFFDRTGKEVLRVVGYESADTFLRSLDRVAPEAAPAPNA; the protein is encoded by the coding sequence ATGTGTAAGTTATTTGGCGCGCATGCGAATGCGCTGGCCCGCTTCTTTCTCTTCGTCGTTTTCGTCTGTGCCAGCCTTGCCGCACTCACGAATCGGGCGCGGGCAGACGATTTTCTCGATCCGTCCGCCGCATTTCGTTTTCAAGCGAGCGAGGTGCCCGGTGCGGTCGATATCCGTTTCAAGATCGCCGACGGCTACTATCTCTATCGCGAGCGTTTCGCGTTTGCGGTCAAGAGCGGCAGTGCTACGCTCGGCGAGCCGCAAATGCCGGCCGGGCACGTGAAGTTCGATCAGACCTTCCAAAAGGATGTCGAAACCTACCGCGGGGAACTCGCAATTCGGCTTCCGGTGAAAGCCGCTGCGGGGCCGTTCGAACTGGCCGTCACCTCGCAGGGGTGCGCCGACGCCGGAATCTGCTACCCCCCGGAGACGCATACTTACCGCGTGAGCGGCGCAGCGCTGTCGGCCGCCGCGGCAAACGACGGGGGAGGCGCCCAAAGCGTGGTCGGTGGTGCCGGCGCCGCCACGGGTTCTCAGGCGGTGGCTTCGTGGTACGAGCGGGCGACGAGCGCGGATTATGCGCAATCGCTTCTGCAAGGCGGCAGCTTCGCCGCGACGGTCGGCCTGTACTTCGTTGCGGGGCTCGTGCTCAGCCTGCTGCCGTGCTCCTATCCAATGATTCCGATCGTCTCGGCGATCATCATCGGCGAGGGGCGTAAAGTCACTCATGCACGCGGCTTTGCACTGTCGCTCGCCTACGTGCTCGGTATGGCGCTCGTCTACACGGCCCTCGGCATCGCGGCCGCGCTGGTCGGCCAGAGCCTCGGCGCGTGGCTGCAAAACCCGTGGGTGCTTGGCGCTTTTGCGGTGCTGCTCACCGCATTCGCGCTATCGTTGATCTCGGGTGTCGATATTTCGCTGCCTCAGCGCTGGCATGATCGCGTCTCTGAAGCATCGGGCCGGCGCCCGGGCGGAAAATTCGCCGCCGTCGCGGCAATGGGCGCACTCTCGGCGCTGGTGGTCGGCGCCTGCATGACCGCGCCGCTGTTCGCGGTGCTCGCGTTCATCGCGCATACGGGCAACGCGGTGCTCGGCGGCGCGGCGCTGTTTTCGATGGCGATCGGCCTCGGCGTGCCGCTCATGATCGTCGGCCTCGGTGCGGGCACGCTGTTACCGCGCGCCGGCGCCTGGATGGAAGGCATCAAGGTATTTTTCGGCGTCATTCTGCTCGCCGCGGCGCTGTGGATCGTCTGGCCGGTGCTGCCGCCCGTCGCTCAGATGCTGCTCGGTGCTCTGTGGCTGCTGCTCGCCGCAGCGGCTCTCGGCCTCTTCTCGGCTCATGCGGGCGCGGTTTCGGTCTGGCGCCGGCTGGGCCGCGGGATCGGCGCAGCACTCGCGATCTGGGCCGCCGCCCTGATCGTCGGGCTTGCCGCAGGTTCGACCGACCCGTTGCGCCCGCTTGCCATCCTGGCCGCACGCGTCGGCGCGCCCGGCGCGGCGCTGGCGCGCGAACAGCCGACGCGGCTCGCATTCGAGCCAGTACGTTCGGCGGCGGCACTGGATACGACGCTACGCGCGGCCGGCCGGCCCGCGATGCTCGACTTCTATGCGGACTGGTGCGTGAGCTGCAAGGAAATGGAGCGCTTCACGTTCGCGGATCCGCGAGTCCAGGCGCGGCTCGCGCAAATGCAACTGCTGCGCGCCGACGTCACGGCAAACGGGCCCGACGATCAACTGCTGCTCAAACGCTTTGCGCTCTTCGGGCCGCCGGGCATCATCTTCTTCGATCGTACGGGCAAGGAGGTGTTGCGCGTGGTCGGGTACGAGTCGGCAGACACGTTCCTGCGCAGCCTCGACCGGGTGGCCCCGGAGGCCGCACCCGCGCCGAACGCCTGA
- the cutA gene encoding divalent-cation tolerance protein CutA: MIAAAGEAVPLDIVLLLTTLPDSGSAQKLVDAVLDARLAACVTELGVVQSHYRWKGQRESAQEIQLLFKTSAARALELERFIAANHPYETPEIVVWPASASAAYGQWVAAETHRPTHV, from the coding sequence ATGATCGCCGCTGCTGGAGAAGCCGTGCCTCTCGATATTGTTTTATTGCTGACGACGCTGCCCGATTCGGGCTCAGCGCAAAAGCTCGTAGACGCGGTACTGGACGCGCGGCTGGCTGCCTGCGTCACCGAACTCGGCGTGGTGCAGTCCCATTACCGCTGGAAGGGGCAGCGCGAATCGGCCCAGGAGATCCAGCTGCTCTTCAAAACCAGTGCTGCGCGAGCTCTCGAGCTCGAGCGGTTCATTGCCGCGAACCACCCATACGAGACGCCCGAAATAGTCGTCTGGCCAGCGTCCGCTTCGGCCGCTTACGGTCAGTGGGTGGCGGCGGAAACGCATCGTCCGACACATGTGTAA
- the rplQ gene encoding 50S ribosomal protein L17, translating into MRHRHGLRKLNRTSSHRLAMLRNMSNSLIEHEVIKTTLPKAKELRKVVEPLITLGKKPSLANRRLAFNRLRDRDSVTKLFDVLGPRFANRPGGYLRILKFGFRVGDNAPMALVELLDRPEPVEAEEVQEAE; encoded by the coding sequence ATGCGTCACCGTCATGGTCTGCGGAAATTGAACCGCACGAGCAGCCACCGTCTGGCTATGCTCCGTAACATGTCCAACTCGCTGATCGAGCACGAAGTCATCAAGACCACGCTGCCGAAGGCGAAGGAACTCCGCAAGGTCGTCGAGCCCCTTATCACGCTCGGCAAGAAGCCCTCGCTCGCGAATCGTCGTCTCGCCTTCAACCGTCTGCGCGATCGTGACTCGGTCACGAAGCTGTTCGACGTGCTCGGCCCGCGCTTTGCGAATCGCCCGGGTGGCTACCTCCGTATCCTGAAGTTCGGCTTCCGCGTGGGCGATAATGCGCCGATGGCGCTCGTCGAACTGCTCGACCGCCCTGAACCGGTCGAGGCCGAGGAAGTGCAAGAAGCGGAATAA
- a CDS encoding DNA-directed RNA polymerase subunit alpha, whose amino-acid sequence MQTSLLKPKIIAVESLGDNHAKVVMEPFERGYGHTLGNALRRVLLSSMVGYAPTEVTIAGVVHEYSTLDGVQEDVVNLLLNLKGVVFKLHNRDEVTVTLRKEGEGLVTARDIELPHDCEVINPDHVVAHLSKGGKLDVQIKIEKGRGYVPGNVRRYGEETAKIIGRIVLDASFSPVRRVSYAVESARVEQRTDLDKLVMNIETNGVISPEEAIRQSARILVDQLAVFAALEGTEAAAEAPSRAPQIDPILLRPVDDLELTVRSANCLKAENIYYIGDLIQRTENELLKTPNLGRKSLNEIKEVLASRGLTLGMKLENWPPAGLDK is encoded by the coding sequence ATGCAAACCAGTTTGTTGAAGCCCAAGATCATCGCCGTGGAATCGCTTGGCGACAACCACGCGAAAGTGGTCATGGAACCGTTCGAACGCGGTTACGGCCACACTTTGGGCAACGCACTTCGGCGCGTGTTGCTGTCGTCGATGGTCGGCTATGCGCCGACCGAGGTGACGATCGCCGGCGTGGTGCACGAGTACTCGACGCTCGATGGGGTGCAGGAGGATGTGGTCAACCTGCTGCTGAACCTGAAAGGCGTCGTGTTCAAGCTGCACAACCGCGACGAAGTGACGGTCACGCTGCGCAAGGAAGGTGAAGGCTTGGTGACCGCGCGCGATATCGAGTTGCCGCACGATTGCGAGGTCATCAACCCGGATCACGTCGTCGCGCATCTCTCGAAGGGCGGCAAGCTCGACGTGCAGATCAAGATCGAGAAGGGCCGCGGCTACGTGCCGGGCAACGTTCGCCGCTATGGCGAGGAAACGGCGAAGATCATCGGCCGCATCGTGCTGGACGCCTCGTTCTCGCCGGTTCGTCGCGTGAGCTACGCCGTGGAAAGCGCCCGTGTGGAGCAACGTACCGACCTCGATAAGCTCGTGATGAACATCGAGACCAACGGCGTGATCTCGCCCGAGGAAGCGATTCGTCAATCGGCGCGCATTCTGGTTGACCAGCTCGCGGTGTTCGCGGCGCTGGAAGGCACGGAAGCAGCTGCAGAAGCCCCGTCGCGCGCGCCGCAGATCGATCCGATCCTGCTGCGTCCGGTGGACGATCTCGAGCTGACGGTTCGTTCCGCGAACTGTCTGAAGGCCGAGAACATCTACTACATCGGCGATCTGATCCAGCGCACCGAGAACGAGCTTCTGAAGACGCCGAACCTTGGCCGCAAGTCGCTCAACGAGATCAAGGAAGTACTGGCCTCGCGCGGTCTTACGCTGGGCATGAAGCTCGAAAACTGGCCGCCGGCAGGTCTCGACAAGTAA
- the rpsD gene encoding 30S ribosomal protein S4: protein MARYTGPKAKLSRREGTDLFLKSARRSLADKCKLDSKPGQHGRTSGARTSDYGTQLREKQKVKRIYGVLERQFRRYFAEADRRKGNTGETLLQLLESRLDNVVYRMGFSSTRAEARQLVSHKAITVNGQVVNIPSMQVKAGDVVAVREQAKKQARILEALSLAEQGGLPSWVAVDTKKYEGTFKQMPERSDIAGDINESLIVELYSR from the coding sequence GTGGCACGCTATACCGGCCCTAAAGCCAAGCTGTCTCGCCGTGAAGGCACCGACCTCTTCCTGAAGAGCGCCCGCCGCTCGCTCGCCGACAAATGCAAGCTCGACAGCAAGCCTGGTCAGCACGGCCGCACCTCGGGTGCGCGTACGTCCGACTATGGCACGCAGCTGCGCGAAAAGCAAAAAGTGAAGCGCATCTACGGCGTGCTCGAGCGCCAGTTCCGCCGCTACTTCGCGGAAGCTGACCGCCGCAAGGGCAACACCGGTGAAACCCTGCTGCAACTGCTCGAGTCGCGTCTCGACAACGTCGTCTACCGTATGGGCTTCAGCTCGACGCGCGCGGAAGCCCGCCAGCTCGTGAGCCACAAGGCGATCACGGTCAACGGCCAAGTCGTGAACATCCCGTCGATGCAAGTGAAGGCCGGCGACGTCGTCGCCGTGCGCGAGCAAGCGAAGAAGCAGGCGCGGATCCTCGAAGCGCTGTCGCTGGCCGAGCAAGGCGGTCTGCCGAGCTGGGTCGCCGTCGATACGAAAAAATACGAAGGCACGTTCAAGCAGATGCCGGAACGCAGCGATATCGCTGGCGATATCAACGAAAGCCTGATCGTCGAATTGTATTCGCGCTAA
- the rpsK gene encoding 30S ribosomal protein S11 produces the protein MAKASNNTAAQRVRKKVKKNVAEGVVHVHASFNNTIITITDRQGNALAWATSGGQGFKGSRKSTPFAAQVAAESAGRVAMEYGVKNLEVRIKGPGPGRESAVRALHGLGIKITAISDVTPVPHNGCRPPKRRRI, from the coding sequence ATGGCTAAGGCTTCGAACAACACCGCGGCGCAACGCGTTCGCAAGAAGGTCAAGAAGAACGTCGCCGAGGGCGTGGTTCACGTTCACGCGTCGTTCAACAACACCATCATCACGATCACCGATCGTCAAGGCAACGCGCTTGCATGGGCGACGTCGGGCGGCCAGGGCTTCAAGGGCTCGCGCAAGTCGACGCCGTTCGCTGCTCAGGTTGCTGCCGAATCGGCTGGCCGCGTGGCGATGGAATACGGCGTGAAGAACCTCGAAGTGCGGATCAAGGGCCCGGGCCCGGGTCGCGAGTCGGCAGTGCGCGCACTGCATGGTCTTGGCATCAAGATCACCGCGATTTCGGACGTGACGCCGGTTCCGCACAACGGCTGCCGTCCGCCGAAGCGTCGCCGCATCTGA
- the rpsM gene encoding 30S ribosomal protein S13, with translation MARIAGVNIPNHQHTVIGLTAIFGIGRTRSQQICAAAGVDLSKKVKDLNDSDLEKLREEVGKFVVEGDLRREVTMNIKRLMDLGCYRGVRHRKGLPLRGQRTRTNARTRKGPRRAAQSLKK, from the coding sequence ATGGCTCGTATTGCAGGGGTGAACATCCCGAACCACCAGCATACCGTGATCGGCCTGACGGCGATCTTCGGTATCGGCCGCACGCGCTCGCAGCAGATCTGCGCAGCAGCTGGTGTCGATCTCTCGAAGAAGGTCAAGGACCTGAACGACTCGGATCTCGAAAAGCTGCGTGAGGAAGTCGGCAAGTTCGTTGTCGAAGGCGACCTGCGCCGTGAAGTGACGATGAACATCAAGCGCCTGATGGATCTCGGCTGCTACCGTGGTGTCCGTCATCGCAAGGGGCTGCCCCTGCGCGGCCAGCGTACCCGCACGAACGCCCGTACGCGCAAGGGTCCGCGCCGTGCTGCGCAATCGCTGAAGAAGTAA
- the rpmJ gene encoding 50S ribosomal protein L36, protein MKVMASVKRICRNCKIIKRKGVVRVICSSDPRHKQRQG, encoded by the coding sequence ATGAAAGTGATGGCATCGGTTAAGCGCATTTGCCGCAATTGCAAGATCATCAAGCGCAAAGGCGTCGTGCGCGTGATTTGCAGCTCTGATCCGCGCCACAAACAGCGTCAAGGCTAA
- the infA gene encoding translation initiation factor IF-1, which produces MAKDDVIQMQGEVIENLPNATFRVKLENGHVVLGHISGKMRMHYIRILPGDKVTVELTPYDLSRARIVFRAK; this is translated from the coding sequence ATGGCCAAAGACGATGTAATCCAGATGCAGGGCGAGGTCATCGAGAACCTGCCCAATGCGACCTTCCGCGTGAAGCTGGAAAATGGCCATGTCGTATTGGGACATATCTCGGGCAAGATGCGGATGCACTACATCCGCATTCTTCCGGGCGACAAGGTGACGGTTGAATTGACCCCTTACGATCTGTCCCGTGCGCGGATCGTGTTCCGGGCGAAGTGA
- the secY gene encoding preprotein translocase subunit SecY, whose protein sequence is MANSPSLAKSGKSAAKFGDLRRRAVFLLLALIVYRIGAHIPVPGIDPDQLAKLFQSQSGGILGMFNMFSGGALSRFTVFALGIMPYISSSIIMQLLAIVSPQLEALKKEGQAGQRKITQYTRIFTVVLATFQAFGIAVALENQPGLVIDPGMVFRLTTVVTLVTGTMFLMWLGEQITERGLGNGISIIIFGGIAAGFPNAIGGLFELVRTGSMSIISAIIIVALIAGVTYLVVFIERGQRKVLVNYAKRQVGNKIYGGQSSHLPLKLNMSGVIPPIFASSIILFPATILNWFSSGTRGGWFSETLHNVAEALKPGQPVYVLLYALAIVFFCFFYTALVFNSRETADNLKKSGAFVPGIRPGDQTARYIDRILTRLTLAGAIYIVFVCLLPEFLVLRWNVPFYFGGTSLLIIVVVTMDFMAQVQSYVMSQQYESLLKKANFKGSNIPMR, encoded by the coding sequence TTGGCTAACAGCCCGAGTCTCGCAAAGTCCGGTAAGAGCGCGGCGAAGTTCGGCGACCTGCGCCGGCGTGCAGTTTTTCTGCTGCTGGCGCTGATCGTCTATCGGATCGGCGCGCACATTCCGGTGCCGGGCATCGACCCGGATCAGCTGGCCAAGCTGTTCCAGAGCCAGTCGGGTGGCATCCTGGGCATGTTCAACATGTTCTCGGGCGGCGCACTTTCGCGCTTTACGGTGTTCGCGTTGGGGATCATGCCGTACATCTCCTCGTCGATCATCATGCAGCTGTTGGCGATCGTCTCGCCGCAGCTCGAGGCGCTGAAGAAGGAAGGGCAGGCGGGGCAGCGCAAGATTACGCAGTACACGCGGATCTTCACGGTCGTGCTGGCGACGTTTCAGGCGTTCGGCATCGCTGTGGCGCTCGAGAACCAGCCTGGCCTCGTAATCGATCCGGGCATGGTGTTCCGCCTGACGACGGTCGTGACGCTCGTGACGGGTACGATGTTCCTGATGTGGCTCGGCGAGCAGATCACGGAGCGCGGCCTTGGCAACGGTATCTCGATCATCATCTTCGGCGGTATCGCGGCCGGCTTCCCGAACGCGATCGGCGGGCTCTTCGAGCTCGTGCGCACGGGCTCGATGAGCATCATCTCCGCGATCATCATCGTGGCGTTGATTGCAGGCGTGACGTACCTCGTCGTGTTCATCGAACGCGGTCAGCGCAAGGTGCTCGTGAACTACGCGAAGCGTCAGGTCGGCAACAAGATTTACGGCGGACAGTCGTCGCATCTGCCGTTGAAGCTGAACATGTCGGGCGTGATTCCGCCGATCTTCGCGTCGTCGATCATCCTGTTCCCGGCAACGATCCTGAATTGGTTCAGCTCAGGCACGCGCGGCGGATGGTTCTCGGAAACGCTGCATAACGTGGCCGAGGCGCTGAAGCCGGGGCAGCCTGTGTATGTGCTGCTGTATGCGTTGGCGATCGTCTTCTTCTGCTTCTTCTACACCGCGCTGGTGTTCAACAGCAGGGAAACGGCCGACAACCTGAAGAAGAGCGGTGCCTTCGTTCCGGGGATCCGGCCCGGCGATCAGACCGCACGCTATATCGACCGCATCCTCACGCGTCTGACGCTGGCCGGTGCGATCTATATCGTGTTCGTCTGCCTGCTGCCCGAGTTCCTGGTGCTGCGCTGGAACGTGCCGTTCTATTTCGGTGGAACGTCGCTGCTGATCATTGTCGTCGTCACAATGGACTTCATGGCGCAGGTACAGTCGTACGTTATGTCGCAACAGTATGAGTCACTGCTCAAGAAAGCCAATTTCAAGGGCAGCAACATCCCGATGCGGTGA
- the rplO gene encoding 50S ribosomal protein L15 has protein sequence MELNNLKPAEGAKHAKRRVGRGIGSGLGKTAGRGHKGQKSRSGGFHKVGFEGGQMPLQRRLPKRGFTSLTKEFVGEVRLGDLQALPVDEIDLLALKQAGLVSELTKTAKIIATGEISRKIVVKGLGATKGARAAIEAAGGSFAE, from the coding sequence ATGGAATTGAATAACCTGAAGCCCGCCGAAGGCGCCAAGCACGCGAAGCGTCGCGTCGGTCGTGGCATCGGCTCGGGCCTTGGCAAGACGGCTGGCCGCGGTCACAAGGGTCAGAAGTCGCGCTCGGGCGGCTTTCACAAGGTTGGCTTCGAAGGCGGTCAAATGCCGCTGCAGCGTCGTCTGCCGAAGCGCGGGTTCACCTCGCTGACGAAGGAATTCGTCGGTGAAGTGCGCCTGGGCGATCTGCAGGCATTGCCGGTCGACGAAATCGACCTGCTCGCGCTGAAGCAAGCCGGCCTCGTCAGCGAATTGACGAAGACCGCGAAGATCATCGCCACGGGCGAAATCTCGCGCAAGATCGTCGTGAAGGGTCTCGGTGCTACGAAGGGCGCACGTGCGGCCATCGAAGCGGCCGGCGGCTCGTTCGCCGAGTAA
- the rpmD gene encoding 50S ribosomal protein L30 yields MSEKTVKVQLVKSLIGTRESHRATVRGLGLRRLNSVSELQDTPAVRGMINKVSYLVKVIA; encoded by the coding sequence ATGTCTGAAAAAACTGTCAAGGTTCAGCTCGTCAAGAGCCTGATTGGGACCCGCGAATCGCACCGTGCCACGGTGCGTGGCCTGGGCCTGCGCCGACTCAACTCGGTCAGCGAACTGCAAGACACGCCCGCCGTGCGCGGCATGATCAACAAGGTCTCGTACCTCGTTAAGGTCATCGCCTAA
- the rpsE gene encoding 30S ribosomal protein S5, protein MAKMQAKVQADERDDGLREKMISVNRVTKVVKGGRILGFAALTVVGDGDGRVGMGKGKAKEVPVAVQKAMEQARRNMFKVPLKNGTLQHEVHGKHGASTVLLAPAKDGTGVIAGGPMRAVFDVMGVQNVVAKSHGSTNPYNLVRATLDGLRKQSTPGDIAAKRGKSVEEILG, encoded by the coding sequence ATGGCAAAGATGCAAGCGAAAGTTCAGGCTGACGAACGCGACGACGGCCTTCGCGAAAAAATGATCTCGGTCAACCGCGTGACCAAGGTCGTGAAGGGTGGCCGTATTCTCGGCTTCGCCGCACTGACCGTGGTTGGCGACGGCGATGGCCGCGTCGGCATGGGCAAGGGCAAGGCGAAGGAAGTGCCGGTCGCCGTTCAGAAGGCAATGGAGCAGGCCCGCCGCAACATGTTCAAGGTGCCGCTCAAGAACGGTACGCTGCAGCACGAAGTGCACGGCAAGCATGGCGCGTCGACGGTCCTCCTCGCGCCCGCGAAGGACGGTACCGGCGTGATCGCCGGCGGTCCGATGCGCGCTGTGTTCGACGTGATGGGTGTGCAGAACGTCGTGGCGAAGAGCCACGGTTCGACGAACCCGTACAACCTCGTTCGTGCGACGCTCGACGGTTTGCGTAAGCAGTCGACGCCGGGTGACATCGCCGCCAAGCGTGGCAAGTCGGTCGAAGAAATTTTGGGCTAA